In a single window of the Pedococcus dokdonensis genome:
- the treS gene encoding maltose alpha-D-glucosyltransferase, whose translation MQGLNLAQPGLRNDPEWFKTAVFYEVLVRGFGDSNGSGSGDFTGLIGRLDYLAWLGVDCLWLPPFYASPLRDGGYDIADYTAVLPEFGTLPDFQELVSQAHARGIRVITDFVMNHTSDAHPWFQASRSDPEGPFGDFYVWSDTDERYSDARIIFIDTEVSNWTFDPIRRQFFWHRFFSHQPDLNFENPAVHEAMFDVVRFWMDMGIDGFRLDAVPYLYEEEGHNCENHPKTHAFLAKLRKMVDTEYPGRILLAEANQPPADVVDYFGTEEEPECQMCFHFPVMPMLYYSLREEKAAPIVDVLADTPDKPSGTQWGTFLRNHDELTLEMVTPEQRTAMYGWYAPDPRMRANVGIRRRLSPLLDNSRAEIELIHALLLSLPGSPCLYYGDEIGMGDNIWLNDRDAVRTPMQWTPDRNSGFSGADPGKLYLPVVSSLVYHYNNVNVEAQMASSSSLLHWVRAMLEIRKRHPVFGLGDFEVCPSDNDAVLSFLRVTWDHEGSTDSEAVLCVNNLASRPQATTIRVPEEFKGAQLADLFGGSGFPKISDDGTITLTLGSRDFFWLRLVPGAAHG comes from the coding sequence ATGCAGGGGCTCAACCTCGCCCAGCCCGGGCTCCGCAACGACCCCGAGTGGTTCAAGACCGCCGTGTTCTACGAGGTGCTCGTCCGCGGTTTCGGCGACTCCAACGGCTCCGGCTCCGGCGACTTCACCGGGCTGATCGGCCGGCTCGACTACCTCGCCTGGCTCGGGGTCGACTGCCTGTGGCTGCCGCCGTTCTACGCCTCACCGCTGCGCGACGGCGGCTACGACATCGCCGACTACACCGCGGTGCTGCCCGAGTTCGGCACGCTGCCCGACTTCCAGGAGCTGGTGTCGCAGGCGCACGCCCGCGGCATCCGGGTCATCACCGACTTCGTGATGAACCACACCAGCGACGCGCACCCGTGGTTCCAGGCCTCGCGCTCCGACCCCGAGGGCCCGTTCGGCGACTTCTACGTCTGGTCCGACACCGACGAGCGCTACTCCGACGCCCGCATCATCTTCATCGACACCGAGGTGTCGAACTGGACCTTCGACCCGATCCGGCGGCAGTTCTTCTGGCACCGGTTCTTCTCACACCAGCCAGACCTCAACTTCGAGAACCCTGCCGTGCACGAGGCGATGTTCGACGTCGTGCGGTTCTGGATGGACATGGGCATCGACGGGTTCCGGCTGGACGCCGTCCCCTACCTCTACGAGGAGGAGGGGCACAACTGCGAGAACCACCCGAAGACGCACGCGTTCCTGGCCAAGCTGCGCAAGATGGTCGACACCGAGTACCCCGGGCGGATCCTGCTCGCCGAGGCCAACCAGCCGCCGGCCGACGTGGTCGACTACTTCGGCACCGAGGAGGAGCCGGAGTGCCAGATGTGCTTCCACTTCCCGGTCATGCCGATGCTCTACTACTCGCTGCGCGAGGAGAAGGCCGCGCCGATCGTCGACGTCCTCGCCGACACCCCCGACAAACCGTCCGGCACCCAGTGGGGCACGTTCCTGCGCAACCACGACGAGCTCACCCTCGAGATGGTCACGCCCGAGCAGCGCACGGCGATGTACGGCTGGTACGCGCCCGACCCGCGGATGCGGGCCAACGTCGGCATCCGACGCCGGCTGTCGCCCCTGCTGGACAACAGCCGCGCCGAGATCGAGCTGATCCACGCGCTGCTGCTGTCGCTGCCGGGCTCGCCGTGCCTCTACTACGGCGACGAGATCGGGATGGGCGACAACATCTGGCTCAACGACCGTGACGCCGTCCGCACGCCCATGCAGTGGACCCCCGACCGCAACTCCGGGTTCTCCGGGGCCGACCCCGGCAAGCTCTACCTGCCGGTCGTGTCGTCGCTCGTCTACCACTACAACAACGTCAACGTCGAGGCCCAGATGGCCAGCAGCTCCTCGCTGCTGCACTGGGTGCGGGCGATGCTCGAGATCCGCAAGCGCCACCCGGTCTTCGGGCTCGGCGACTTCGAGGTGTGCCCGTCCGACAACGACGCGGTGCTGTCGTTCCTGCGGGTGACCTGGGACCACGAGGGCAGCACCGACTCCGAGGCGGTGCTCTGCGTCAACAACCTCGCCAGCCGGCCGCAGGCGACGACGATCCGGGTGCCCGAGGAGTTCAAGGGCGCCCAGCTCGCCGACCTGTTCGGCGGCTCGGGCTTCCCGAAGATCAGTGACGACGGGACGATCACGCTGACCCTGGGGTCGCGCGACTTCTTCTGGCTGCGACTCGTGCCGGGGGCGGCTCATGGCTGA
- a CDS encoding maltokinase N-terminal cap-like domain-containing protein, with product MAEIHDATLKPGKVELVEPWMARQRWYAAKGRVPVLRKLWSWRLDDPDGEVGIETLVLVDEGGPEPVVYQVPLTYRGAPLDGAQHALVGTMHHSVLGPRWVYDGPHDPVYAAQLLALVLEQAVPQAGGESDTAEPDVVPRRHPSWRGETTLRSSKVLSGEQSNTSIVFDCLDDSGAPKPFICKVFRMLQSGENPDVTVQGALSEAGSTRVPTMVGTVSAAWPAVAEGDEPSRGHLAFAQEFFPGTEDAWRVALRAVGAREDFDESARQLGAATAEVHARLAEILPTEPASPETIASVAAGMRARYVAAASEVPALAAHEHRIADVVDRAVNASWPALQRIHGDYHLGQVLKVDGRGWVLLDFEGEPLRPLSERMRPDLAVRDIAGMLRSFDYAAGSWEHSHPGGSARAWAESAQRAFLDGYAEWSGRDPRADAALLTAFQLDKALYEVVYEARNRPTWLTIPTAAVNRLLDDARKDLT from the coding sequence ATGGCTGAGATCCACGACGCCACCCTGAAGCCCGGCAAGGTCGAGCTGGTCGAGCCCTGGATGGCCCGACAGCGTTGGTATGCCGCCAAGGGCCGCGTCCCGGTGCTGCGCAAGCTCTGGTCGTGGCGGCTCGACGACCCCGACGGCGAGGTCGGCATCGAGACGCTCGTCCTCGTCGACGAGGGCGGCCCGGAGCCGGTCGTCTACCAGGTGCCACTCACCTACCGTGGTGCGCCGCTCGACGGTGCCCAGCACGCTCTCGTGGGCACCATGCACCACAGCGTGCTCGGTCCGAGGTGGGTCTACGACGGCCCCCACGACCCGGTCTACGCCGCCCAGCTGCTGGCCCTGGTGCTCGAGCAGGCGGTGCCACAGGCCGGCGGCGAGTCAGACACCGCCGAGCCCGACGTCGTGCCGCGGCGCCACCCGTCCTGGCGCGGGGAAACCACCCTGCGCTCGTCGAAGGTGCTCTCCGGCGAGCAGTCCAACACGTCCATCGTGTTCGACTGCCTCGATGACTCGGGTGCGCCGAAACCGTTCATCTGCAAGGTGTTCCGCATGCTCCAGTCGGGCGAGAACCCCGACGTCACCGTGCAGGGCGCCCTGTCCGAGGCGGGTTCGACCCGTGTCCCCACGATGGTCGGCACCGTGAGCGCGGCCTGGCCGGCCGTGGCCGAGGGCGACGAGCCGTCGCGCGGCCACCTGGCCTTCGCGCAGGAGTTCTTCCCCGGCACCGAGGACGCCTGGCGGGTGGCCCTGCGTGCCGTGGGAGCGCGCGAGGACTTCGACGAGTCGGCCCGCCAGCTCGGAGCGGCGACCGCCGAGGTGCACGCCCGCCTGGCCGAGATCCTGCCGACCGAGCCGGCGTCGCCCGAGACCATCGCGTCGGTCGCGGCGGGCATGCGCGCCCGCTACGTCGCGGCAGCCTCGGAGGTGCCGGCGCTGGCTGCCCACGAGCACCGGATCGCCGACGTCGTCGATCGCGCCGTCAACGCGAGCTGGCCTGCGCTGCAACGGATCCACGGCGACTACCACCTCGGCCAGGTGCTCAAGGTCGACGGCCGTGGCTGGGTGCTGCTCGACTTCGAGGGCGAGCCGCTGCGACCGCTGTCCGAACGCATGCGCCCCGACCTCGCCGTGCGCGACATCGCCGGCATGCTCCGCTCGTTCGACTACGCCGCCGGGTCGTGGGAACATTCCCACCCCGGTGGCAGTGCGCGCGCGTGGGCCGAGAGCGCCCAGCGCGCCTTCCTCGACGGGTATGCCGAGTGGTCCGGTCGCGATCCGCGCGCCGACGCGGCGCTGCTCACGGCATTCCAGCTCGACAAGGCGCTCTACGAGGTCGTGTACGAGGCCCGCAACCGCCCCACCTGGCTGACCATCCCCACGGCCGCCGTCAACCGGTTGCTCGACGACGCGAGGAAGGACCTGACGTGA
- the pgm gene encoding phosphoglucomutase (alpha-D-glucose-1,6-bisphosphate-dependent): MNDSRAGQPAEPSDLVDVAHLVTAYYTLQPDPDDVDQQVAFGTSGHRGSSLKTAFNETHILATTQAICDYRASQGYDGPLFVGRDTHGLSEPAWATALEVLAANDVIVLVDHRDGYTPTPAVSHAIIRANEGRTSGSVLADGIVVTPSHNPPSDGGFKYNPPHGGPADSDATKVIAARANELIAAGLDGVRRMPFSRARAHAQPYDFLGTYVDDLPHVLDLQRVKDAGVRIGADPLGGASVHYWGEIADRHGLDLTVVNPLVDPTWRFMTLDWDGKIRMDCSSPSAMASLIARKDEYAIATGNDADADRHGIVTPDGGLMNPNHFLAVAIQYLFGGARPDWPDGAAIGKTLVSSSMIDRVAADVGGRLVEVPVGFKWFVPGLIDGSFGFGGEESAGASFLRRDGRAWTTDKDGILLALLASEILAATGQSPSEHYRALTAAHGDPAYARIDAAANREQKAKLAALSPDDVAADSLAGEPITAKLTEAPGNGAAIGGLKVTTESAWFAARPSGTEDVYKIYAESFRGPEHLAQVQAEAKEVVGAALGG, from the coding sequence ATGAACGACTCACGCGCCGGACAGCCGGCCGAGCCCTCCGACCTGGTGGACGTCGCCCACCTGGTGACGGCCTACTACACGCTGCAGCCCGACCCGGACGACGTCGACCAGCAGGTCGCGTTCGGCACGTCAGGGCACCGCGGCTCGAGCCTGAAGACGGCGTTCAACGAGACCCACATCCTGGCGACGACACAGGCCATCTGCGACTACCGCGCCTCGCAGGGGTACGACGGGCCGCTGTTCGTGGGCCGCGATACCCACGGGCTGTCCGAGCCGGCCTGGGCGACGGCGCTCGAGGTGCTGGCCGCGAACGACGTCATCGTGCTGGTCGACCACCGCGACGGCTACACCCCGACCCCGGCGGTGAGCCACGCCATCATCCGCGCCAACGAGGGCCGCACCTCCGGGTCGGTGCTCGCCGACGGCATCGTCGTCACCCCGTCGCACAACCCACCGTCGGACGGCGGCTTCAAGTACAACCCGCCGCACGGCGGCCCGGCGGACAGCGACGCGACCAAGGTGATCGCCGCCCGAGCGAACGAGCTGATCGCTGCGGGACTCGACGGTGTCCGTCGTATGCCGTTCAGCCGGGCCCGCGCGCACGCGCAGCCCTACGACTTCCTCGGCACGTACGTCGACGACCTGCCCCACGTCCTCGACCTGCAGCGGGTCAAGGACGCAGGAGTGCGGATCGGCGCCGACCCGCTGGGTGGGGCCTCGGTGCACTACTGGGGCGAGATCGCCGACCGACACGGCCTCGACCTCACCGTCGTCAACCCGCTGGTCGACCCCACGTGGCGGTTCATGACGCTCGACTGGGACGGCAAGATCCGGATGGACTGCTCCTCCCCCTCGGCGATGGCGTCGCTCATCGCCCGCAAGGACGAGTACGCCATCGCGACCGGCAACGACGCCGACGCCGACCGGCACGGCATCGTGACGCCCGACGGCGGGCTGATGAACCCCAACCACTTCCTCGCCGTGGCCATCCAGTACCTCTTCGGCGGGGCGCGGCCGGACTGGCCGGACGGCGCGGCGATCGGCAAGACGCTGGTGTCGTCGTCGATGATCGACCGCGTCGCGGCCGATGTCGGCGGTCGGCTCGTCGAGGTGCCGGTGGGCTTCAAGTGGTTCGTGCCCGGGCTGATCGACGGCAGCTTCGGCTTCGGGGGCGAGGAGTCGGCGGGAGCGTCGTTCCTGCGCCGGGACGGCCGGGCCTGGACCACCGACAAGGACGGCATCCTGCTGGCCCTGCTGGCGTCGGAGATCCTGGCGGCCACCGGCCAGAGCCCCAGCGAGCACTACCGCGCGCTGACCGCCGCGCACGGCGACCCGGCCTACGCCCGGATCGATGCCGCGGCGAACCGGGAGCAGAAGGCCAAGCTCGCCGCCCTCTCCCCCGACGACGTGGCCGCCGACTCGCTCGCCGGGGAGCCGATCACCGCCAAGCTCACCGAGGCGCCCGGCAACGGCGCGGCGATCGGAGGGCTCAAGGTCACCACCGAGAGCGCGTGGTTCGCCGCCCGGCCCTCGGGCACCGAGGACGTCTACAAGATCTATGCGGAGTCGTTCCGCGGCCCGGAGCACCTGGCCCAGGTGCAGGCCGAGGCGAAGGAGGTCGTGGGAGCGGCCCTCGGCGGCTGA
- a CDS encoding ATP-grasp domain-containing protein, translated as MAKTQEHLIGLLLGAEGDWPRAFETLAGRLGVLTGPDGANHRVTTERVSIEPFNLRDKPRHDLVIDRLAYWYYHPREWLKKVALMDDVYLLNSPFTFQSMEKHSAYCALLRLGMHVPDTVLVPYKNPVDNVRWAYTSERYNKPFDLEEIAEQLGYPLFMKPFDGGGWRGVSQVKNAQDLRSAYDDSGEMLMHLQASVADFEVFARALTIGPETMVMKFQPDEPMHNRYAVEHGFLSEGVGTEAVTIAQTVNAFFRWEFNSCEMLVKDGVVYPIDYANACPDVAVTSLHYYFPWAMKALLKWSVFCVATGRKARTQVDTDPWFRVADDEGLDYGGKLAAYQGLADSHFDTDRYREFCDAALPHIDEMVLEWVDSDDFRDLLTETIRATYPQHEWDKFEGHFGGLTRMWVSDETSRLGRGRSAVDETVVSGPAPAVVAD; from the coding sequence ATGGCGAAGACTCAGGAACACCTCATCGGACTGTTGCTGGGCGCGGAGGGTGACTGGCCGCGCGCGTTCGAGACCCTCGCGGGCCGACTCGGCGTGCTGACCGGACCCGACGGCGCGAACCACCGGGTCACCACCGAACGCGTGAGCATCGAGCCGTTCAACCTGCGCGACAAACCACGACATGACCTGGTGATCGACCGGTTGGCGTACTGGTACTACCACCCGCGCGAGTGGCTCAAGAAGGTCGCGCTGATGGACGACGTCTACCTCCTCAACAGCCCGTTCACGTTCCAGTCGATGGAGAAGCACTCGGCCTACTGCGCCCTGCTGCGGCTCGGCATGCACGTCCCCGACACCGTCCTGGTGCCCTACAAGAACCCGGTCGACAACGTGCGCTGGGCCTACACGTCGGAGCGGTACAACAAGCCGTTCGACCTCGAGGAGATCGCCGAGCAGCTCGGCTACCCGCTGTTCATGAAGCCGTTCGACGGCGGCGGCTGGCGCGGTGTCTCGCAGGTGAAGAACGCGCAGGACCTGCGCTCGGCCTACGACGACTCCGGCGAGATGCTGATGCACCTGCAGGCCTCCGTGGCCGACTTCGAGGTGTTCGCGCGCGCCCTGACCATCGGGCCTGAGACGATGGTGATGAAGTTCCAGCCCGACGAGCCGATGCACAACCGGTATGCCGTGGAGCACGGCTTCCTGTCCGAGGGCGTGGGCACCGAGGCGGTCACCATCGCGCAGACCGTGAACGCCTTCTTCCGCTGGGAGTTCAACTCCTGCGAGATGCTCGTCAAGGACGGCGTGGTCTACCCGATCGACTACGCCAACGCGTGTCCCGACGTGGCGGTCACGTCACTGCACTACTACTTCCCGTGGGCGATGAAGGCCCTGCTCAAGTGGTCGGTGTTCTGCGTGGCCACGGGGCGCAAGGCCCGCACCCAGGTCGACACCGACCCGTGGTTCCGGGTCGCAGACGACGAGGGGCTCGACTACGGCGGCAAGCTGGCCGCCTACCAGGGGCTCGCCGACTCGCACTTCGACACCGACCGCTACCGCGAGTTCTGCGACGCCGCGCTCCCGCACATCGACGAGATGGTGCTCGAGTGGGTGGACTCCGACGACTTCCGCGACCTGCTCACCGAGACCATCCGGGCGACCTACCCGCAGCACGAGTGGGACAAGTTCGAGGGGCACTTCGGTGGGCTGACCCGGATGTGGGTGTCGGACGAGACGTCCCGGCTCGGCCGCGGGCGCTCCGCAGTCGACGAGACGGTGGTCAGCGGACCGGCCCCGGCGGTCGTCGCCGACTGA
- a CDS encoding tetratricopeptide repeat protein has product MSDQPLTTGGLRGAVDLTALRHQPPAPASGAPASGAPASGAPAGPPTPAGGGRAEGVPGRSGVVVEGTDATFQEIANASVGVPMLLVLWAAQIPESRDYLDTVVRVAGGYEGRFQVVSIDVERNPTLLRAFQVQSVPMTMGLIQGQPVPMFAGIQPDSALRPVLDEFLALAVQHGVAGRVDVSATEGTTDGTTSADVEPELPPLHQEAYDAIERGDLEAAATAYQQALKQDPADADAELGLAQVGLLQRTDGADLNQARAAAAEHPTDVAAQSLVADLDVLGGHVEDAFLRLIDLVRATSGDEREQARHHLLQLFAVVGSHDERVRKARTALMSALF; this is encoded by the coding sequence ATGAGTGACCAGCCGTTGACCACCGGTGGCCTGCGGGGCGCCGTCGACCTGACCGCACTGCGCCACCAGCCCCCGGCCCCCGCATCCGGGGCGCCCGCATCCGGGGCCCCCGCATCCGGGGCGCCCGCCGGTCCGCCGACGCCGGCCGGGGGTGGCCGTGCCGAGGGTGTGCCCGGCCGCTCGGGGGTCGTCGTCGAGGGCACCGACGCGACCTTCCAGGAGATCGCGAACGCCTCGGTGGGCGTGCCGATGCTGCTCGTCCTGTGGGCGGCGCAGATCCCCGAGTCGCGTGACTACCTCGACACCGTGGTCCGGGTGGCCGGCGGCTACGAGGGCCGGTTCCAGGTCGTCAGCATCGACGTCGAGCGCAACCCGACGCTGCTGCGGGCCTTCCAGGTGCAGAGCGTGCCGATGACGATGGGCCTCATCCAAGGCCAGCCGGTGCCGATGTTCGCGGGCATCCAGCCCGACTCGGCGCTGCGCCCGGTGCTCGACGAGTTCCTCGCGCTCGCCGTGCAGCACGGTGTGGCCGGCCGGGTGGACGTGTCTGCGACCGAGGGCACGACGGACGGCACCACCTCCGCGGACGTCGAGCCCGAGCTGCCCCCGCTGCACCAGGAGGCTTACGACGCGATCGAGCGCGGCGACCTCGAGGCTGCCGCCACGGCATACCAGCAGGCGCTCAAGCAGGACCCCGCGGATGCCGACGCCGAACTGGGACTGGCCCAGGTTGGCCTCCTGCAGCGGACCGACGGGGCGGATCTCAACCAGGCCCGTGCGGCCGCCGCCGAGCACCCCACCGACGTCGCCGCCCAGTCGCTGGTCGCCGACCTCGACGTGCTCGGCGGGCACGTGGAGGACGCCTTCCTGCGGCTCATCGACCTCGTCCGCGCCACCTCCGGTGACGAGCGCGAGCAGGCCCGCCACCACCTGCTCCAGCTGTTCGCCGTCGTGGGCTCGCACGACGAGCGGGTGCGCAAGGCGCGCACCGCGCTGATGAGCGCGCTGTTCTGA
- a CDS encoding TetR/AcrR family transcriptional regulator, whose product MTTRPRSGRPRRPGRPREEATEQAITAAARQVLADKGVARMSMEHVAAKAGVAKSTLYRRWPSKIELAVHAVAATFDEIEIDDHGSLAADMRAGIGEAARLLRDPSTGGAYAALLAESARDPDGVGRQVRESLSTRLHALVATSVERSIDRGEIRREMIDVDLLADVVVGSVMHRALATGEPDEAFVDGLIALLADVAYARLRRQQREADDEDADPT is encoded by the coding sequence ATGACCACACGCCCACGGTCCGGCCGCCCACGCCGCCCGGGACGTCCCCGCGAGGAGGCGACCGAGCAGGCGATCACGGCCGCGGCACGCCAGGTGCTCGCCGACAAGGGCGTGGCGCGGATGTCGATGGAGCACGTCGCCGCCAAGGCCGGGGTGGCCAAGAGCACCCTCTACCGTCGCTGGCCGTCCAAGATCGAGCTGGCCGTGCACGCGGTGGCCGCGACCTTCGACGAGATCGAGATCGACGACCACGGCTCGCTCGCGGCCGACATGCGGGCCGGCATCGGTGAGGCGGCGCGGCTGCTGCGCGATCCGTCCACCGGTGGTGCGTATGCCGCGTTGCTGGCCGAGTCGGCCCGCGACCCCGACGGGGTGGGACGGCAGGTGCGCGAGTCGCTGTCGACCCGCCTGCACGCCCTCGTCGCGACGTCGGTCGAGCGGTCCATCGACCGCGGCGAGATCCGCCGCGAGATGATCGACGTCGACCTGCTCGCCGACGTGGTGGTGGGGTCGGTGATGCACCGTGCGCTGGCCACCGGCGAGCCCGACGAGGCGTTCGTCGACGGGCTGATCGCGCTGCTCGCCGACGTCGCGTACGCCCGGCTCCGGCGCCAGCAGCGCGAGGCCGACGACGAGGACGCCGACCCGACCTAG
- a CDS encoding acyl-CoA mutase large subunit family protein: MTQPSQPEMSGAARWQARYDAAQAKGQVREADFTTLSQMEVDPVYGPADGSEVPERIGWPGEYPFTRGLYPTGYRGRTWTIRQFAGFGNAVQTNERYKMILERGGGGLSVAFDMPTLMGRDSDDPMSLGEVGHCGVAIDSAKDMEVLFDELPLEDITTSMTISGPAVPVFCMYLVAAERQGVDLGVLNGTLQTDIFKEYIAQKEWLFAPEPHLRLIGDLMEYCAENIPAYKPLSVSGYHIREAGSTAAQELAFTLADGFGYVELGLSRGLDIETFAPGLSFFFDSHVDFFEEIAKFRAARRIWARWMRDVYGAKTDKAQWLRFHTQTAGVSLTAQQPYNNVVRTAVEALAAVLGGTNSLHTNALDETLALPSEQAAEIALRTQQVIMEETGVVNVADPLGGSWYVEALTDKIEAEAEAIFDKIKAMGELGKPLNSDGRVEHEVGPMTSGILRGIEDGWFMSEIAEAAFQYQVSLEKGDKKVVGVNCHTASVTHELEILRVSHEVEREQVATLKSRKTERDESAVRAAVQHMVEVARTDANMVPAMLDAVRAEATLGEICDALRDEWGIYREPARF, from the coding sequence ATGACGCAGCCGTCCCAGCCCGAGATGTCCGGAGCCGCCCGCTGGCAGGCCCGCTACGACGCCGCGCAGGCGAAGGGGCAGGTGCGCGAGGCCGACTTCACGACGCTGTCGCAGATGGAGGTCGACCCGGTCTACGGCCCGGCCGACGGCTCCGAGGTGCCCGAGCGGATCGGCTGGCCGGGGGAGTACCCGTTCACCCGTGGTCTGTACCCGACCGGCTACCGCGGTCGCACCTGGACGATCCGCCAGTTCGCCGGGTTCGGCAACGCGGTGCAGACGAACGAGCGCTACAAGATGATCCTCGAGCGCGGCGGTGGCGGTCTCTCGGTGGCCTTCGACATGCCCACCCTGATGGGTCGCGACTCCGACGACCCGATGAGCCTCGGCGAGGTCGGCCACTGCGGCGTGGCGATCGACTCCGCCAAGGACATGGAGGTGCTGTTCGACGAGCTGCCGCTCGAGGACATCACGACCTCGATGACGATCAGCGGTCCGGCCGTCCCGGTCTTCTGCATGTACCTCGTGGCCGCCGAGCGCCAGGGCGTCGACCTCGGCGTCCTCAACGGCACCCTGCAGACCGACATCTTCAAGGAGTACATCGCCCAGAAGGAGTGGCTGTTCGCGCCCGAGCCGCACCTGCGCCTGATCGGCGACCTGATGGAGTACTGCGCCGAGAACATCCCGGCCTACAAGCCGCTGTCGGTCTCCGGCTACCACATCCGCGAGGCCGGTTCGACGGCCGCGCAGGAGCTCGCCTTCACCCTCGCCGACGGCTTCGGCTACGTCGAGCTGGGGCTGTCGCGCGGTCTCGACATCGAGACCTTCGCACCCGGCCTGTCGTTCTTCTTCGACAGCCACGTCGACTTCTTCGAGGAGATCGCCAAGTTCCGTGCCGCCCGCCGGATCTGGGCCCGCTGGATGCGCGACGTGTATGGCGCGAAGACCGACAAGGCGCAGTGGCTGCGGTTCCACACGCAGACTGCCGGGGTGTCCCTGACCGCGCAGCAGCCCTACAACAACGTGGTGCGCACCGCGGTCGAAGCGCTCGCCGCGGTGCTCGGTGGCACGAACTCGTTGCACACCAACGCCCTCGACGAGACCCTGGCGCTGCCCAGCGAGCAGGCCGCCGAGATCGCCCTGCGCACGCAGCAGGTGATCATGGAGGAGACCGGCGTCGTCAACGTCGCCGACCCGCTCGGCGGCAGCTGGTACGTCGAGGCCCTGACCGACAAGATCGAGGCCGAGGCCGAGGCGATCTTCGACAAGATCAAGGCGATGGGTGAGCTCGGCAAGCCGCTCAACTCCGACGGCCGCGTCGAGCACGAGGTCGGCCCCATGACGTCGGGCATCCTGCGCGGCATCGAGGACGGCTGGTTCATGTCCGAGATCGCCGAGGCGGCGTTCCAGTACCAGGTGTCGCTGGAGAAGGGCGACAAGAAGGTGGTCGGCGTCAACTGCCACACCGCCTCGGTCACGCACGAGCTCGAGATCCTGCGGGTCAGCCACGAGGTCGAGCGCGAGCAGGTCGCCACCCTCAAGTCCCGCAAGACCGAGCGCGACGAGTCGGCCGTGCGGGCCGCCGTGCAGCACATGGTCGAGGTCGCGCGCACCGACGCCAACATGGTCCCGGCGATGCTCGACGCCGTGCGCGCCGAGGCGACCCTCGGTGAGATCTGCGACGCCCTGCGCGACGAGTGGGGCATCTACCGGGAGCCGGCCCGCTTCTAG
- a CDS encoding MarR family winged helix-turn-helix transcriptional regulator → MPKPIRLPFDPITRAAQLWTRRWGRTSQPLAMASATSIMRVQQLLITDYDAIVGRHGLTFARYEALVLLAFSRDGRLGMTKIGQRLMVHPTSATNIVQRLDAQGFVERVPNPDDGRGTLAIITPAGRDAMEAATADLVQHRFGLGMLSAAEHEQLFELLRKVRVGAADFDG, encoded by the coding sequence GTGCCGAAGCCGATCCGCCTGCCGTTCGACCCCATCACGCGGGCGGCCCAGCTGTGGACCCGTCGCTGGGGTCGCACCTCGCAGCCGTTGGCCATGGCGAGCGCGACGTCGATCATGCGGGTGCAGCAGCTGCTGATCACCGACTACGACGCGATCGTCGGCCGGCACGGCCTGACCTTCGCGCGCTACGAAGCGCTGGTGCTGCTCGCGTTCAGCCGCGACGGCCGGCTGGGGATGACCAAGATCGGGCAGCGCCTGATGGTGCACCCGACGAGCGCCACCAACATCGTCCAGCGGCTCGACGCCCAGGGCTTCGTCGAGCGGGTGCCGAACCCCGACGACGGGCGCGGCACGCTGGCCATCATCACGCCGGCCGGGCGCGACGCGATGGAGGCGGCCACCGCCGACCTCGTGCAGCACAGGTTCGGGCTGGGGATGCTCTCCGCGGCCGAGCACGAGCAGCTCTTCGAGCTGCTGCGCAAGGTGCGCGTCGGCGCCGCCGACTTCGACGGCTGA
- a CDS encoding ABC transporter ATP-binding protein, producing MTVRYGSTVAVAGATFDAYAGEFIAVTGHSGAGKSSLLWAIGGAVGFEGSVRLGDDEVRDRAQAARLGVEVIPQGSALAVLLSAQENVALPLLARGVRPDDAQRRARAALESVGLHESGSHLAEELSGGQQQRVAVARGLALRGHVLLADEPTSELDHDNRERVLALLRAEARRGAIVIMATHDPEAAEEADGEIRLDDGQVETIRTPSA from the coding sequence GTGACGGTGCGCTACGGCTCGACGGTCGCCGTCGCCGGTGCCACCTTCGACGCCTACGCGGGCGAGTTCATCGCGGTGACCGGGCACAGCGGGGCGGGGAAGTCCTCCCTGCTGTGGGCCATCGGTGGCGCCGTCGGCTTCGAGGGCTCGGTCCGGCTCGGCGACGACGAGGTCCGCGACCGGGCCCAGGCGGCCCGCCTGGGAGTGGAGGTCATCCCGCAGGGCAGTGCGCTGGCCGTGCTGCTGTCGGCCCAGGAGAACGTCGCCCTCCCGCTGCTGGCCCGCGGGGTGCGTCCCGACGACGCCCAGCGGCGGGCCCGGGCCGCCCTCGAGTCGGTCGGGCTGCACGAGTCGGGCAGCCACCTCGCCGAGGAGCTGAGCGGCGGCCAGCAGCAGCGGGTTGCGGTGGCTCGCGGTCTGGCGCTGCGCGGGCACGTGCTGCTCGCGGACGAGCCCACCTCCGAGCTCGACCACGACAACCGCGAACGCGTGCTGGCACTGCTGCGCGCCGAGGCGCGCCGCGGGGCCATCGTCATCATGGCCACGCACGACCCCGAGGCGGCCGAGGAGGCCGACGGCGAGATCCGGCTCGACGACGGCCAGGTTGAGACGATCCGCACCCCCAGCGCCTGA